A DNA window from Vibrio tarriae contains the following coding sequences:
- a CDS encoding carboxymuconolactone decarboxylase family protein produces MSRITPVSQPQGEAAVTLNAIKQKIGMVPNLYATVAHSSTVLNAYLAFSEALSQGRLTAKQRELIALAVGQANACQYCLSAHTMISRSTGLSDEQILTARQGTAANGLDNALVQLAVSLVKQRGVITDEQLEAARKQGVDEGLVFEVLAQVSANTFTNYANHVAGTDIDFPAVNVQL; encoded by the coding sequence ATGAGCCGTATTACCCCTGTATCTCAGCCACAAGGTGAAGCCGCTGTAACATTGAATGCGATCAAACAAAAAATCGGTATGGTCCCGAATCTTTATGCGACGGTGGCGCACTCATCAACGGTATTGAATGCTTATTTGGCATTCAGCGAAGCGCTAAGCCAAGGTCGCTTAACCGCAAAGCAGCGCGAGCTCATTGCACTAGCCGTTGGTCAAGCTAATGCGTGCCAATACTGCTTGTCTGCACATACCATGATTAGCCGTAGCACAGGTTTATCTGATGAGCAGATCCTCACTGCTCGTCAAGGTACAGCTGCGAATGGATTGGATAATGCCTTAGTGCAATTGGCAGTCTCTCTGGTAAAACAGCGTGGCGTGATTACGGATGAACAATTGGAAGCTGCGCGTAAGCAAGGAGTTGATGAAGGGCTCGTCTTTGAAGTATTAGCTCAAGTCAGTGCGAATACCTTCACAAACTATGCAAACCACGTAGCAGGTACAGACATTGATTTCCCAGCAGTCAACGTGCAACTGTAA
- a CDS encoding isochorismatase family protein, which yields MLSKEDTGLILIDIQGKLARIVSESDLLIKHCQALILGAQALDMPILWLEQNPEKLGETVEELRELLPNVKRIKKYTFDACVESNFMRAIQESGCQSWLVAGIEAHICVYQTASHLKLIGYDVHLVVDCISSRTQVNKELAINKLIQQDVAITGVEMCLYELVQDCRVREFSTILKLIK from the coding sequence ATGCTCAGCAAAGAAGATACAGGACTTATTCTGATTGATATTCAAGGTAAGCTGGCTCGTATAGTGTCAGAGAGTGATCTACTCATAAAGCATTGTCAGGCGTTGATCTTAGGTGCACAGGCTTTAGACATGCCAATACTCTGGTTAGAACAGAATCCGGAGAAACTCGGAGAAACGGTTGAAGAATTGCGTGAGCTCCTCCCTAATGTTAAGCGCATAAAAAAATACACGTTTGATGCCTGTGTAGAATCCAATTTCATGCGTGCGATTCAGGAGTCGGGCTGCCAATCATGGTTGGTAGCGGGGATTGAAGCTCATATTTGCGTTTATCAAACCGCCAGCCATTTAAAGCTGATAGGTTACGATGTGCACTTGGTCGTTGACTGCATATCCTCTCGAACTCAAGTCAATAAAGAATTAGCGATCAATAAACTGATTCAGCAAGATGTAGCCATAACTGGTGTAGAGATGTGCCTTTATGAATTGGTGCAAGATTGTCGAGTTCGTGAATTCAGCACCATTTTGAAGTTAATTAAATAG
- a CDS encoding AraC family transcriptional regulator, translating to MDALSTLIQHAAPKASLFFSGNLCQSTESVDYGNAGQLHLLRSGELALHQTGSSTLLLSEPTLIVYPRGRHHRLQPMHFSGCDLVCARLTFRDSPLFRALPDALIIPLAQLDGLTPTINLLFEEAFSQRYAHTAVVASLLDLLLLLLLRHLVEHHLCESGLLAAMTDPKLAKSIEAIHASLDTPWTIAELANLAGMSRAQFAARFHQVIGQPPLSYVTESRLLLAKQLLLAGQPIKFIALEVGYSGGVAFSRAFERQFGLTPTRWLQQHKQNSSEVIEPAE from the coding sequence ATGGATGCTCTATCAACCCTAATTCAACATGCAGCGCCAAAAGCCAGCTTGTTTTTCTCTGGTAATCTTTGTCAAAGTACAGAAAGCGTAGATTACGGCAACGCAGGACAACTCCACTTATTACGCAGTGGCGAGTTGGCTCTTCATCAAACGGGTAGTTCCACCTTGCTACTTAGCGAACCCACACTGATCGTATACCCTCGCGGCAGGCATCATCGTTTACAACCTATGCATTTCAGTGGATGCGATTTGGTTTGTGCTCGCTTAACGTTTCGAGATTCCCCCCTATTTCGTGCGTTACCGGATGCATTAATTATTCCGCTTGCACAGCTTGATGGGTTAACCCCAACCATCAACCTGCTATTTGAAGAAGCATTTTCTCAACGTTACGCCCACACTGCAGTGGTGGCGAGTTTATTGGATCTCCTCCTCCTGCTGCTTTTGCGTCATCTGGTTGAACACCATTTATGTGAATCAGGCTTGTTGGCTGCAATGACAGATCCAAAGCTCGCCAAGTCCATTGAAGCCATTCACGCTAGCCTCGATACTCCGTGGACCATTGCGGAATTAGCCAACTTGGCTGGTATGTCTCGGGCTCAGTTCGCAGCACGGTTTCATCAAGTGATCGGCCAGCCACCGCTAAGTTACGTGACAGAGTCACGCTTATTACTGGCGAAACAGCTCTTGCTCGCAGGGCAACCGATAAAGTTTATTGCTTTAGAAGTGGGGTACAGCGGTGGCGTAGCATTTTCTCGCGCATTCGAGCGCCAGTTTGGTTTAACGCCAACACGTTGGCTACAACAGCACAAGCAAAATAGCAGCGAGGTTATTGAACCCGCAGAGTGA
- the narJ gene encoding nitrate reductase molybdenum cofactor assembly chaperone — MELKSLRLISVLLDYPSCDAWDYPHELIGIVKYCDELNFNQKKTLVKFISKILDLELMDAQSNYVDLFDRGSSLSLLLFEHVHGESRDRGQAMIDLMNQYEAIGLHINVGELPDYLPRYLEYVSQLNIKDAKESLKNIVPILALLSERLKKRNSDYFELFEVLLELSEENIDSAALHQQVSNENEDYTHEALDAVWEEEQVRFLGEEGCNSALQNQHQRRFLNNVSPQYLNISDIHGVQQ, encoded by the coding sequence ATGGAGTTGAAATCTCTCAGATTAATTTCTGTTTTATTAGATTATCCCAGCTGCGACGCTTGGGATTATCCACATGAATTGATCGGTATCGTAAAATATTGCGATGAATTAAACTTTAATCAAAAGAAAACACTGGTGAAATTTATCAGCAAAATTTTAGATTTAGAACTAATGGATGCACAATCTAATTATGTTGATTTGTTTGATCGAGGTAGTTCACTATCCCTTCTCTTATTTGAACATGTACATGGAGAGTCAAGAGATAGAGGGCAAGCAATGATTGATTTGATGAATCAATATGAAGCAATAGGTTTGCATATTAATGTCGGTGAACTTCCTGACTATTTGCCTAGATATTTGGAATATGTATCTCAGTTAAATATAAAAGATGCTAAAGAAAGCCTAAAAAACATCGTGCCAATTTTAGCGCTTTTATCTGAGCGATTAAAAAAAAGAAACAGTGATTACTTTGAATTATTTGAGGTTTTATTAGAGCTTTCGGAAGAAAATATAGACTCAGCAGCATTGCATCAACAAGTATCCAACGAAAATGAGGATTATACACATGAAGCCTTAGATGCTGTTTGGGAAGAAGAGCAAGTCCGATTTTTGGGTGAAGAAGGTTGTAACTCCGCATTACAAAATCAGCATCAAAGGCGATTTTTAAATAATGTTTCGCCACAGTATTTAAACATTAGTGATATTCATGGAGTGCAGCAATGA
- the narI gene encoding respiratory nitrate reductase subunit gamma gives MSFLNGFFFNIYPYIAGSVFLIGSWVRYDYGQYTWRAGSSQILDNTNMRLASGLFHVGIIGIFLGHFFGMLTPHWVYESFLSLTTKQLLAMIAGGVFGMMTIVGGAMLLRRRLTNARVRATSSFADILILTLLVIQACLGVLTIPFSAQHLDGSAMMKLVGWAQDVVTFQSGAANNLDGVSFIFRIHMILGMTIFLIFPFCRLVHIWSIPFEYISRRYQIVRSRR, from the coding sequence ATGAGTTTCTTAAATGGTTTCTTTTTTAATATCTATCCCTATATCGCTGGTTCCGTATTCTTGATAGGTAGTTGGGTAAGATATGACTATGGCCAATACACTTGGCGTGCAGGGTCTAGTCAAATTTTAGATAATACTAATATGCGGTTAGCTTCTGGGCTCTTTCATGTCGGTATTATAGGGATATTTCTCGGGCATTTTTTTGGAATGTTAACGCCTCATTGGGTCTATGAATCATTCCTATCATTAACCACAAAACAGTTGCTTGCGATGATCGCTGGTGGTGTGTTCGGAATGATGACCATAGTAGGAGGCGCAATGTTACTTAGACGACGCTTGACGAATGCTCGGGTTCGTGCAACGTCATCTTTTGCTGATATATTGATCCTTACCCTGCTTGTGATTCAAGCATGCTTAGGTGTATTGACTATTCCTTTTTCTGCACAGCACTTGGATGGCAGTGCAATGATGAAATTAGTTGGTTGGGCGCAAGATGTCGTGACATTTCAATCTGGAGCGGCAAATAACTTAGATGGTGTCAGTTTTATATTTCGCATTCATATGATATTGGGAATGACGATATTCCTTATTTTCCCATTCTGCAGATTAGTTCATATTTGGAGTATTCCCTTCGAATACATATCAAGGCGTTATCAAATTGTAAGAAGCAGAAGGTAA
- a CDS encoding alkaline phosphatase family protein yields MGGVYNSAHVFKHQITNSLSYSTRLTRDTALFTIAGLTLDSYILTLPLDVKTKARVIKQISDPSYAIPLGYFLYQYYDRYTGMTTEDQFKNYLSTVYDELALKGFEHSLFQLGKSVVTEQTQHSKDQAHQEGIKVDNQFIATMVTLYDALVQIGEWRDLKQLPSHYQYLSDTPADKALVSKIQPLVVDILRQTANGMDEGEMKHALLSVLEDAKPENANKVNNKAQAITVSLIDFVRLNVLKGYRQFLYQEERTARLKEWLKKTLDSDPEQLVTFLTSQQQRRFAVQVTVDGLQQGLIEGLVHPENPFIKQVHAEHQQAEKDQHSTLIEPLEHKQQIRFLSTLAEQNYQDPYYLPFFKQLYQHYRPTIVQVGISSTPTISVRNLPIIKTGAKVSGLGGTGIPNFHFVDRQADRAYYFFGNDALQLDRLVNERGVKTMFDRLDYLKTLNCNAQYDWNAHTTYDGLVNLGAGEALRDFGEKRCLRELNERAEVERQLTALRAKLIEQITAYQNSSKWMLLARATLKQRLEQQLAEYAEWDIFGMPDYTLIYNPWPDHFAHFAGPFSDEVIMPTGELNRLDYWLRETEAAYKKAGIYERTLWGMAGDHGLAPVYGTLNPERKIFESLQKDLGIKIALEKISSDEGEGPKLTNALNAPSYQKIDVVVASTAGGNFMLDFFNSAAGWATQPIYQELTQWQPKGSDKPLDIVSESLVRLGDSLDYLVVREKTCTVDDCAVRVIGMREGQRLDEIIRLVGNKRFYTSQQGQPQLLQLQQLNPYLPKPQAKALEEFAQLVDKCLYRAEEANIATWCDEQEWRQLTRFTLRPDSVNQLAALYEEDRAGTMNLFPKQGVGYNTKVPGRHAGESYLEKDAFLGFWGKPIGPNAIALQSEQNGSLAPTLYEYLTGESIEVGHDGWGYPSLLNKLDIQ; encoded by the coding sequence GTGGGGGGCGTATATAACTCGGCGCATGTTTTTAAGCATCAAATCACCAACTCGTTGAGTTATTCAACTCGATTAACACGCGATACCGCGCTGTTTACTATCGCTGGCCTCACTTTGGATAGTTATATCCTCACCTTACCATTGGACGTAAAAACGAAAGCGCGAGTCATAAAGCAAATTTCCGATCCCAGTTATGCAATCCCGTTAGGATATTTTCTTTATCAGTATTATGACCGTTACACCGGCATGACAACGGAAGATCAATTCAAAAATTATTTATCCACTGTGTATGATGAGCTAGCCTTAAAGGGGTTTGAACATAGTTTGTTTCAGCTTGGCAAGTCTGTTGTCACAGAACAAACGCAACATAGTAAAGATCAAGCTCACCAAGAAGGAATTAAAGTCGATAATCAATTTATCGCGACTATGGTGACCTTGTATGACGCTTTAGTACAGATTGGTGAGTGGCGTGATCTCAAACAACTGCCTTCCCACTACCAGTACTTGTCGGATACGCCTGCTGATAAAGCCTTAGTCTCAAAAATTCAACCACTTGTCGTGGATATTCTGCGTCAAACCGCCAACGGCATGGATGAGGGGGAGATGAAACATGCACTTCTGTCGGTTCTAGAAGATGCGAAACCAGAAAACGCCAATAAAGTGAACAACAAAGCGCAAGCGATTACGGTTAGCCTAATTGATTTTGTACGTTTGAATGTACTGAAAGGATATCGACAATTTCTTTATCAGGAAGAGCGCACAGCGCGTTTAAAAGAGTGGTTAAAAAAAACATTGGATAGTGACCCTGAGCAATTAGTCACTTTTTTAACTTCACAACAGCAGCGCCGTTTTGCGGTACAAGTGACAGTGGATGGTTTGCAGCAAGGCTTGATTGAAGGGCTTGTTCACCCAGAAAACCCCTTTATCAAACAAGTCCATGCAGAACATCAACAAGCTGAAAAAGACCAGCATTCAACGCTGATTGAGCCGCTAGAGCATAAGCAACAAATCCGTTTCCTCTCTACCTTGGCTGAGCAAAATTATCAAGATCCTTACTATTTGCCCTTCTTCAAACAGCTTTATCAACATTATCGTCCAACCATTGTGCAAGTTGGTATTTCTTCGACACCGACAATCAGTGTGCGTAATTTACCTATCATCAAAACCGGCGCTAAGGTTTCTGGGCTTGGTGGCACTGGTATTCCCAATTTTCACTTCGTTGATCGTCAAGCAGATCGCGCTTACTACTTTTTTGGCAACGATGCTTTGCAGCTCGATCGCTTGGTCAATGAACGAGGTGTGAAGACAATGTTCGATCGCCTAGATTACTTGAAAACACTCAACTGTAACGCTCAGTACGATTGGAATGCACACACTACCTACGATGGACTGGTGAATCTTGGTGCTGGCGAAGCTCTACGTGATTTCGGTGAAAAACGTTGTTTGCGAGAATTAAATGAAAGGGCGGAGGTGGAACGTCAACTTACCGCATTAAGAGCGAAATTAATTGAGCAGATCACCGCTTACCAAAATTCGTCGAAATGGATGTTATTGGCGCGAGCGACATTAAAGCAGCGCCTTGAGCAACAACTGGCTGAATATGCTGAGTGGGACATCTTTGGCATGCCAGATTACACGCTGATTTATAATCCTTGGCCCGATCATTTTGCCCATTTCGCTGGACCGTTTAGCGATGAGGTGATCATGCCAACGGGAGAATTGAATCGCTTAGATTACTGGTTGAGAGAAACAGAAGCCGCATACAAAAAAGCTGGAATTTATGAGCGTACTTTATGGGGAATGGCGGGCGATCACGGTTTAGCTCCCGTTTACGGCACCTTAAATCCAGAACGTAAAATTTTTGAGTCATTACAAAAAGATCTGGGGATTAAGATTGCGCTGGAGAAAATTTCCTCCGATGAAGGAGAGGGGCCGAAATTAACCAATGCTCTTAATGCGCCCAGTTATCAGAAGATTGATGTTGTGGTGGCCTCGACTGCCGGAGGTAACTTCATGCTCGATTTCTTTAATTCAGCGGCAGGGTGGGCAACACAACCTATTTATCAAGAATTGACCCAGTGGCAACCCAAAGGGAGTGATAAACCCCTTGATATTGTCAGTGAAAGCCTTGTTCGTTTAGGGGATAGCTTGGATTACTTAGTGGTTAGAGAGAAAACCTGCACTGTGGATGATTGTGCTGTGCGGGTGATCGGCATGCGTGAAGGTCAGCGCTTGGATGAAATCATACGCCTAGTGGGTAATAAGCGTTTTTACACGTCACAGCAAGGCCAACCTCAGCTATTACAGCTACAGCAACTGAATCCATATTTACCTAAGCCTCAAGCAAAGGCTCTTGAAGAGTTCGCGCAGTTGGTGGACAAATGTCTCTATCGTGCTGAAGAAGCGAACATAGCGACTTGGTGTGATGAGCAGGAATGGCGGCAGCTAACCCGCTTCACTCTTCGTCCTGACTCTGTGAATCAGCTTGCGGCACTTTATGAAGAAGATCGTGCCGGCACGATGAATCTCTTCCCTAAACAGGGCGTCGGATACAACACCAAAGTTCCGGGACGACACGCTGGTGAAAGCTACTTAGAAAAAGATGCGTTTTTGGGATTCTGGGGTAAGCCGATTGGGCCTAATGCGATTGCACTACAATCGGAACAAAATGGATCTTTGGCTCCTACACTTTATGAGTATTTAACAGGAGAAAGTATTGAGGTTGGCCATGATGGCTGGGGCTACCCTTCTTTACTCAATAAGTTAGATATTCAGTAG
- the narH gene encoding nitrate reductase subunit beta yields MKIRSQVGMVLNLDKCIGCHTCSVTCKNVWTSREGMEYAWFNNVESKPGTGYPSDWENQEKWKGGWIRNIKGKLEPQMGSKIGVLAKLFNNPDMPTIDDYYEPFTFDYEHLQNAPQGQHQPIARPRSLITGQRMDKVEKGPNWEEILGGEFSKRSADQNFNNMQKEMYGQFENTFMMYLPRLCEHCLNPACVATCPSGAIYKREEDGIVLIDQDKCRGWRMCLTGCPYKKIYFNWKSGKSEKCIFCYPRIESGQPTVCSETCVGRIRYLGVILYDADKIEQAASAEETTDLYQNQLDIFLNPNDPAVIEEALKQGITENVLEAAQKSPVYKMAIDWKLALPLHPEYRTLPMVWYVPPLSPIQSALDAGYVGKNGVLPDIESLRIPVQYLANLLTAGDTAPVLRALKRMLAMRHFKRAESVDGEIDTSALEQVGLTAQQAEEMYRYLAIANYEDRFVIPSSHRELAREAFPEAKSCGFSFGNGCHGGDDSRINLFNSQRINSIDITAKTIGDK; encoded by the coding sequence ATGAAAATTCGTTCACAAGTCGGCATGGTATTGAACCTAGATAAATGCATCGGATGTCATACCTGTTCAGTTACCTGCAAAAATGTTTGGACTAGCCGCGAAGGTATGGAATACGCGTGGTTTAACAACGTTGAGAGCAAGCCTGGCACAGGATATCCAAGTGATTGGGAAAACCAAGAGAAGTGGAAAGGGGGATGGATTCGCAATATTAAAGGGAAACTTGAACCCCAAATGGGTAGCAAAATTGGCGTATTGGCGAAGCTGTTTAATAACCCCGACATGCCAACCATAGATGATTACTATGAGCCGTTCACTTTCGACTACGAGCATTTACAAAATGCGCCGCAAGGTCAGCATCAGCCTATCGCTCGCCCTCGTTCTCTGATCACTGGGCAGCGAATGGATAAAGTAGAGAAAGGACCAAACTGGGAAGAAATACTGGGTGGTGAATTCTCAAAACGCTCTGCCGATCAGAATTTCAATAATATGCAGAAGGAGATGTATGGCCAGTTTGAAAATACATTCATGATGTATTTACCGCGTTTATGCGAACACTGTCTAAACCCCGCTTGTGTAGCGACTTGCCCAAGTGGCGCGATATATAAACGGGAAGAAGATGGCATTGTGCTCATTGATCAAGACAAATGTCGTGGATGGCGAATGTGTTTGACAGGGTGTCCATACAAAAAGATTTACTTCAATTGGAAGAGCGGGAAATCAGAAAAATGTATCTTCTGTTACCCAAGAATTGAATCAGGCCAGCCGACCGTGTGCTCAGAAACCTGCGTAGGGCGTATTCGGTATTTAGGTGTGATTCTATACGATGCAGATAAAATTGAGCAGGCAGCATCCGCGGAAGAAACGACGGATCTCTACCAAAATCAGCTAGATATTTTTTTAAACCCGAATGACCCCGCGGTTATTGAAGAGGCGCTCAAACAAGGTATTACGGAAAATGTATTGGAGGCAGCGCAGAAGTCACCCGTTTATAAAATGGCAATTGACTGGAAACTTGCGCTACCTCTACACCCTGAATATCGCACTTTGCCAATGGTTTGGTATGTGCCACCTTTGTCACCAATTCAGTCTGCGTTGGATGCAGGATATGTTGGTAAAAATGGAGTTCTGCCAGATATTGAAAGCTTAAGAATCCCAGTGCAATACCTTGCAAATCTTTTGACTGCGGGTGATACAGCTCCAGTATTGAGGGCGCTAAAACGAATGTTGGCGATGCGACATTTCAAGCGTGCTGAATCGGTTGATGGAGAAATCGACACCAGCGCTTTGGAGCAGGTTGGCTTAACTGCACAGCAAGCGGAAGAAATGTATCGCTATCTGGCAATTGCCAATTACGAAGATCGATTTGTCATCCCGTCGAGTCATCGAGAACTCGCGCGTGAAGCTTTTCCAGAAGCCAAAAGCTGTGGGTTTAGTTTTGGTAATGGATGTCATGGCGGTGATGATAGCCGAATCAATCTATTCAATAGTCAGCGCATCAATTCGATAGATATCACCGCAAAGACGATAGGAGATAAATAA
- a CDS encoding amidohydrolase, with the protein MKFIPFAVACLSVSSLVQASSPAKPFAQTIYLGGDIITVNEAALTVEALAEKNGRILALGNESEIMKLRDANTKIVNLNGKTMIPGFIDGHGHVFNTGIQALSANLLAAPDGDVKDVQSLQQELKAWMNKTNNAKHGIVIGFGYDDSQLAEQRHPTRQELDEVSQDLPILIIHQSGHLATLNTKALQLAGIQTDSKDPEGGKIRREADGKTPNGVLEETAFFGMLLPLFSKLNDQENEVIFKAGMKLYSSFGYTTAQEGRASSSAVKTMYNLAQRNKLPIDVAAYPDIQIAQDVITPPYYANQYANGFRVAGAKLNLDGSPQGKTAWLTQPYLVPPAGQPANYKGYPSMSDEKATEYIELAQKNGWQLLTHVNGDAAIDQLIKGIEASEKKYGKPDRGFVAIHAQTARKDQVESFKRLGIFPSFFPMHTFYWGDWHMDSVLGGVRAQNISPTGWARDLGMIYTSHHDAPVALPNSMRVYSATVNRISRTGRVLGPKQKVSTLDGLKAQTLWAAIQYKEENNKGSLEVGKLADLVILSDNPLNVAPETLADIQVLETIKEGKTVYKRDEQTNALVGSCADSPRCQAIATTAMISTGMLHHSH; encoded by the coding sequence ATGAAGTTTATACCATTTGCCGTAGCCTGCTTGAGCGTAAGCTCACTCGTTCAAGCGTCAAGCCCAGCAAAACCGTTTGCACAAACCATTTATCTGGGTGGAGACATCATCACCGTTAATGAAGCAGCACTCACCGTTGAAGCTCTAGCCGAAAAAAATGGTCGCATTTTAGCTCTTGGTAATGAATCTGAAATTATGAAACTCCGTGATGCGAATACCAAGATCGTGAACTTAAATGGCAAAACCATGATACCGGGCTTTATCGATGGACACGGGCATGTTTTCAACACTGGGATTCAAGCCCTGTCTGCCAATTTGTTAGCTGCGCCAGATGGAGACGTAAAAGATGTTCAATCGTTGCAACAAGAGCTAAAAGCATGGATGAACAAAACCAATAATGCTAAACACGGTATTGTTATCGGTTTTGGTTATGACGATTCACAATTGGCAGAACAAAGACACCCTACCCGCCAAGAGTTAGATGAAGTATCCCAAGACCTTCCTATCCTGATCATTCATCAATCTGGACATTTGGCGACTTTAAATACGAAAGCATTACAACTCGCTGGAATTCAAACCGATAGCAAAGATCCTGAAGGGGGAAAAATCCGTCGTGAAGCGGATGGCAAAACGCCCAACGGCGTTTTAGAAGAGACCGCATTTTTTGGTATGCTGCTCCCACTTTTTTCTAAACTCAATGATCAGGAAAATGAGGTCATCTTCAAAGCAGGCATGAAGCTCTATTCCAGTTTTGGGTATACAACAGCTCAAGAAGGCCGCGCCTCCAGTTCCGCAGTAAAAACCATGTATAACCTAGCTCAAAGGAATAAGCTGCCGATTGATGTCGCGGCTTATCCAGATATTCAAATTGCGCAGGATGTGATCACTCCTCCCTACTACGCAAACCAATATGCCAATGGCTTTCGGGTTGCTGGAGCAAAACTCAATCTTGATGGTTCTCCACAGGGCAAAACAGCTTGGTTAACTCAGCCTTACTTAGTTCCCCCCGCAGGGCAGCCAGCAAACTACAAAGGCTACCCGAGCATGAGCGATGAAAAAGCGACGGAATACATTGAGTTAGCCCAAAAAAATGGTTGGCAATTATTAACCCACGTGAATGGTGATGCGGCAATTGATCAATTAATCAAAGGGATTGAAGCCAGCGAGAAAAAATACGGAAAACCAGACAGAGGATTTGTTGCCATACACGCTCAAACAGCACGTAAAGATCAAGTGGAAAGCTTCAAACGTTTAGGAATATTCCCTTCATTTTTCCCCATGCATACCTTTTATTGGGGGGACTGGCATATGGATTCAGTGCTTGGTGGAGTAAGAGCACAAAACATATCTCCCACCGGTTGGGCTCGTGATTTGGGGATGATCTACACCTCTCATCATGATGCACCTGTTGCTCTTCCCAATTCAATGCGTGTTTATTCTGCAACCGTAAATCGGATCAGTCGCACAGGAAGAGTGCTAGGGCCAAAACAGAAAGTCTCTACGCTTGATGGCCTAAAAGCTCAAACACTCTGGGCAGCAATTCAATATAAAGAAGAGAACAATAAAGGCTCACTCGAAGTAGGCAAATTGGCTGATCTGGTTATCCTGTCAGATAATCCACTAAACGTTGCCCCAGAAACACTAGCCGATATTCAGGTACTGGAAACGATAAAAGAAGGTAAAACAGTGTATAAACGCGATGAACAGACCAATGCTCTTGTTGGCAGTTGTGCAGACTCACCGCGTTGTCAGGCCATCGCAACAACGGCGATGATTTCAACCGGTATGCTGCACCACTCACATTAA